The following coding sequences are from one Lolium rigidum isolate FL_2022 chromosome 6, APGP_CSIRO_Lrig_0.1, whole genome shotgun sequence window:
- the LOC124665496 gene encoding sm-like protein LSM3B — protein MASAEEEIAVKEPLDLIRLSLDERIYVKLRSDRELRGKLHAYDQHLNMILGDVEEIVTTVEIDDETYEEIVRTTRRTIPFLFVRGDGVILVSPPLRTA, from the exons atggcgtcggcggaggagGAGATCGCGGTGAAGGAGCCGCTGGATCTGATAAGGCTCAGCCTCGACGAGCGCATCTACGTCAAGCTCCGCTCCGACCGCGAGCTCCGCGGCAAGCTCCAT GCATATGATCAGCACTTAAACATGATCCTTGGAGATGTTGAGGAGATTGTAACAACTGTTGAAATCGACGATGAAACATATGAAGAAATAGTGCGG ACTACCAGGCGTACCATCCCCTTCCTTTTTGTCCGAGGAGATGGTGTTATATTGGTTTCTCCGCCCCTGCGAACTGCATGA
- the LOC124661214 gene encoding protein BOLA2-like, whose product MGVTKEDVEAAVAAALSPAHLVVTDTSGGCGASYEIEVVSDKFEGKRLLERHRMVNTALAPHMAEIHAVSIKKALTPAQAQPQPEPAAAEKAQP is encoded by the exons aTGGGCGTCACCAAGGAGGACGTggaggccgccgtcgccgccgccctcagCCCGGCCCATCTC GTGGTCACCGATacatccggcgg ATGCGGCGCGAGCTACGAGATCGAGGTGGTGTCGGACAAGTTCGAGGGGAAGCGGCTGCTGGAGCGGCACCGGATGGTCAACACCGCGCTGGCGCCCCACATGGCCGAGATCCACGCCGTCTCCATCAAGAAGGCGCTCACCCCGGCGCAGGCCCAGCCCCAGCCGGAGCCTGCCGCCGCTGAAAAGGCGCAGCCTTGA